In Candidatus Gastranaerophilales bacterium, a single window of DNA contains:
- the fliM gene encoding flagellar motor switch protein FliM: MAEINNDIQKNKDQAAVKENPAFSSYQNFNDFESYMDNEDEDFNEHQKGYKLYNFRRPDKFSKEHLRGLQDIHREFSRQLSLSMTGYLRIPINVDVVSVDQITYDEFVASMPTPMTVGIFELDPLLGQILIGFSFEVISSIVDRMLGGIGTVEIQSRELTDVEEALTKKVLEKTINTFADSWSNIMPAVATLIDVENSFSLVQVASPGEIIALITLEVQISGQYYGLMNICLPYPLLESIIGQLSTQHIFQTKGIMATAEEKQNMIDKLNTSNVDIEVLFGKTKISLKDFMALKEGDVVLLENKIQDDLVVKVNGAKKFFARPGTMKNKLCVKVEERYNETSDILKSYL, from the coding sequence TTGGCTGAAATAAACAACGATATACAAAAAAATAAAGACCAAGCTGCAGTGAAAGAAAATCCTGCATTTTCAAGCTATCAAAATTTCAATGATTTTGAAAGCTATATGGACAATGAAGATGAGGATTTCAACGAACATCAAAAAGGCTATAAACTGTATAATTTTAGACGCCCTGATAAATTTTCAAAAGAACACTTAAGAGGTCTGCAAGATATACACAGAGAATTTTCTCGTCAATTGTCACTATCAATGACAGGATACCTCAGAATACCTATAAATGTCGACGTCGTATCTGTGGACCAAATCACATACGATGAATTTGTCGCATCTATGCCAACACCTATGACGGTTGGTATTTTTGAGCTCGACCCTCTATTGGGGCAAATATTAATCGGATTCAGCTTTGAAGTTATTTCAAGTATTGTAGATAGAATGCTCGGCGGTATCGGTACTGTAGAAATTCAATCGAGAGAACTTACCGATGTTGAAGAAGCTTTAACAAAGAAAGTTCTTGAAAAAACCATCAATACATTTGCAGACTCATGGTCAAATATCATGCCTGCTGTAGCGACATTGATTGATGTAGAGAATTCATTTAGTCTTGTGCAAGTCGCAAGCCCCGGCGAAATTATTGCACTGATTACACTAGAGGTGCAAATCAGTGGACAATATTACGGACTTATGAATATTTGTTTGCCATATCCGCTTCTTGAAAGCATAATCGGTCAATTGAGTACTCAACATATATTCCAAACAAAAGGTATTATGGCAACTGCCGAAGAAAAACAAAACATGATTGACAAATTAAACACATCTAATGTCGATATTGAAGTTTTGTTCGGCAAAACAAAAATTTCACTAAAAGATTTTATGGCATTAAAAGAAGGAGATGTTGTCCTTTTAGAAAATAAAATCCAAGACGATTTAGTCGTAAAAGTCAATGGAGCAAAGAAATTTTTTGCAAGACCAGGTACAATGAAAAACAAACTCTGCGTAAAAGTTGAGGAACGATATAATGAAACATCAGATATTTTAAAAAGCTATTTATAG
- the fliN gene encoding flagellar motor switch protein FliN, which produces MPDNDDILNNETSIPEETVQPIQETPVLEDFTEESTNDAQPEELYKEPVTVQPVKFSSFENEIQTSAEENSNLDILMDINLELTVELGRCELPIKKVLELTKGSIIELNKIAGESVDLYANGKHIANGEVVVIGDNFGLRINTITSPEERLKGNV; this is translated from the coding sequence ATGCCGGATAACGATGATATTTTAAACAATGAGACTTCTATTCCAGAGGAAACTGTCCAACCAATTCAAGAAACACCTGTTCTTGAAGATTTTACTGAAGAAAGCACTAATGACGCTCAACCTGAAGAATTATACAAAGAGCCGGTCACTGTTCAACCCGTAAAATTTTCCTCCTTTGAAAACGAAATCCAAACAAGTGCAGAAGAAAACAGCAACCTTGATATCTTGATGGATATCAATCTTGAATTGACTGTAGAACTCGGCAGATGTGAGCTTCCTATAAAAAAGGTATTGGAACTGACCAAAGGTTCTATTATTGAACTAAACAAAATCGCAGGAGAATCCGTTGACCTTTACGCCAATGGAAAGCACATAGCAAACGGGGAAGTCGTTGTTATCGGCGATAATTTTGGACTTAGAATCAATACCATAACATCACCTGAAGAACGATTAAAAGGTAATGTATAA
- the ftsH gene encoding ATP-dependent zinc metalloprotease FtsH produces the protein MNKSQSVGIWIVIVLLALSLVSMLFTGSTTTTKDLSYTDFLKKVKANEIKSTEIERDMLVAKPINDTIPNAQGNKLQPAATLQYKVMIPLNDDNLYPLLENHNVNVSIKKPSDSSSFLGFLGTALPLLLIIGIFVVMAKTLQAGGSQAMSFGKSKAKLMLDSKVKITFNDVAGIDEEKQELEEIVDFLKNGEKYMKLGAKIPKGVLLVGPPGTGKTLMAKAVAGEAGVPFFSISGSDFVEMFVGVGASRVRDLFEQAKKHHPCIIFIDEIDAVGRQRGAGLGGGHDEREQTLNQLLVEMDGFDENVNIIVIAATNRPDILDSALLRPGRFDRQIMVSAPDVKGREEILKVHSKGKQLDDTVDLKVLAKRTPGFTGADLQNLLNESALLTARKDKTKIGMDEIDSSIDRVIVGIEKKSKVMTDEDKEATSYHEVGHALLHFFLENADKLHKVTIIPRGFALGVTWNLPEDNKVHVTKAKLLDQITMTLGGRVAEEIIYGRDKISTGASSDIEKVTDLARKMVSIWGMSDKMGTMAYGKSQENVFMGRDFGHTKNYSEEIAADLDKEIKHIIDERYDIAHSLLTENRDMLEAVAKELLERETLDEKEVSEIIDRVRADRNQNC, from the coding sequence ATGAATAAAAGCCAATCAGTCGGTATTTGGATTGTAATAGTCCTATTAGCGTTATCACTTGTTTCGATGCTCTTTACAGGCTCAACAACTACGACCAAAGACTTGTCTTATACTGACTTCTTGAAAAAAGTTAAGGCAAATGAAATAAAATCTACAGAGATAGAACGTGATATGCTTGTTGCAAAGCCAATCAACGATACTATTCCAAACGCTCAAGGCAACAAGCTTCAACCTGCTGCGACTTTGCAATACAAAGTCATGATTCCTTTGAATGATGATAATTTATACCCTTTGCTTGAAAATCATAATGTAAATGTAAGTATTAAAAAACCAAGTGATTCTTCATCGTTTTTAGGCTTTTTAGGCACTGCTCTTCCTTTGTTGCTTATTATCGGCATTTTTGTTGTTATGGCTAAAACGCTTCAGGCGGGTGGCTCTCAAGCAATGTCCTTTGGTAAAAGTAAAGCAAAACTTATGCTCGATAGCAAAGTTAAAATTACTTTTAATGATGTTGCAGGTATAGATGAGGAAAAACAAGAACTTGAAGAAATTGTAGATTTCTTGAAAAACGGCGAAAAATATATGAAACTCGGTGCAAAAATCCCTAAAGGTGTTCTGCTTGTCGGACCTCCCGGAACCGGTAAAACTTTGATGGCAAAGGCAGTTGCTGGGGAAGCTGGAGTTCCCTTCTTTTCAATAAGCGGTTCTGATTTCGTTGAAATGTTCGTCGGTGTCGGTGCTTCAAGAGTTCGTGATTTATTTGAACAAGCAAAAAAACATCACCCTTGTATTATTTTTATAGATGAAATTGATGCAGTAGGTCGTCAACGTGGTGCCGGTCTTGGTGGTGGGCACGATGAAAGAGAACAAACATTGAATCAATTGCTTGTTGAAATGGATGGTTTTGATGAAAATGTAAATATAATTGTTATTGCGGCGACAAATCGTCCTGATATTTTGGATAGTGCCTTGCTTAGACCGGGCCGTTTCGACAGACAAATTATGGTTAGTGCTCCTGACGTTAAAGGTAGAGAAGAAATATTGAAAGTTCACTCTAAAGGTAAGCAACTTGATGATACCGTCGACTTAAAAGTATTGGCTAAAAGAACCCCTGGATTCACAGGTGCTGATTTGCAAAACTTGTTAAATGAGTCAGCTCTTTTAACCGCTCGTAAAGATAAAACAAAAATCGGAATGGATGAAATTGATTCTTCAATTGACCGTGTAATAGTTGGTATCGAAAAGAAAAGCAAAGTAATGACAGATGAGGACAAAGAAGCTACTTCTTACCATGAAGTCGGTCATGCACTTCTTCACTTCTTCTTGGAAAATGCTGATAAATTGCACAAAGTAACTATTATTCCTCGTGGATTTGCCTTAGGCGTCACTTGGAATTTGCCGGAAGATAACAAAGTCCATGTTACAAAAGCAAAGTTGCTTGACCAAATCACTATGACTTTAGGTGGTAGAGTTGCGGAAGAAATAATCTATGGTAGAGATAAAATCTCAACAGGTGCATCTTCTGATATTGAAAAGGTGACTGACTTAGCTCGCAAAATGGTTTCAATATGGGGAATGTCTGACAAAATGGGTACAATGGCTTACGGCAAATCTCAAGAAAATGTCTTTATGGGGCGTGATTTCGGTCATACAAAAAACTATTCGGAAGAAATTGCAGCTGATTTAGACAAAGAAATTAAACATATTATTGATGAGCGTTATGATATTGCCCACAGTTTATTGACAGAAAATAGAGATATGCTTGAAGCTGTTGCTAAAGAACTTTTAGAACGAGAAACCTTAGACGAAAAAGAAGTTTCTGAGATTATCGACAGAGTAAGAGCTGATAGAAATCAAAACTGTTAA